In Pectobacterium aroidearum, the following are encoded in one genomic region:
- the uca gene encoding urea carboxylase, which produces MFDKLLIANRGAIACRILRSLREMNVRGVAVYSDADISSLHIQDADEAISLGEGAAAHTYLDVEKILSAARHSGAQAIHPGYGFLSENAAFAEACEAAQIAFVGPTPQQLRVFGLKHTARALAKKHNVPLLEGTELLENIDAALGAAVTIGYPVMLKSTAGGGGIGMRICYSATELSDAFETVKRLGQNNFSDAGVFIEKYIERARHLEVQIFGDGQGDVLALGVRDCSVQRRNQKVIEETPAPNLPDGVADALCAAAISLAQAVNYRSAGTVEFVYDSATDRFYFLEVNTRLQVEHGVTEQVWGVDLVRWMIELAAGDLPPLRELAVGLNPQGHAIQARLYAEDPGKQFQPSPGLLTEVAFPAAEGHRLRIDTWVTAGCEIPPFFDPMLAKIIAYEPTREQAMAGLDRALADTRLYGVEHNRDYLRQILAAEPFACGQPWTRCLDALVYQATTCEVVSAGTQTTVQDYPGRLGYWAVGVPPSGPMDDRALRLGNRLVGNPAGTAALEITMNGPTLRFNTDAVAAVTGAAIAIELDGKPVLMDSVFAILAGATLRLGAANAQGVRSYLCLRGGLDVPDYLGSKSTFTLGQFGGHAGRALRAGDVLHFAPLADRRIGDSLPDALRTTLSTVRELRVIYGPHAAPDYFTPAYMDTFLTTEWEVHFNSSRTGVRLIGPKPEWVRDSGGEAGLHPSNIHDNPYAIGAVDFTGDMPVILGPDGPSLGGFVCPVTVIEADLWALGQLNAGDRVRFIPVDLPTARALALARQAEVEQLAPIAIDWSPAALISPVVLDIGDADKRLVARLSGDTHLLLEVGAAELDVALRFRVHALMLALEQLTLDGIVDVTPGIRSLQVHYRPEALSLLHLLDVLSTLWQEVCTQQNLTVPSRVVYLPLSWDDPACQLAIQKYMTTVRNDAPWCPSNLEFIRRINELDNLDEVYRTVFDASYLVMGLGDVYLGAPVATPLDPRHRLVTTKYNPARTWTAENSVGIGGAYLCVYGMEGPGGYQFVGRTLQMWDRYRGVDAFDGKPWLLRFFDQIRFYPVSADELLSIRRDFPLGRYPLRIEQSELALSAYQDFLSREAEGIEAFRVRQRAAFEAERERWRIAGQSLTDSVDMVIEEADDAPLQPGLVGVESSISGNLWQVTTEVGKTVAEGETLMILESMKMEIPIVSPQRGMVQDIRCQPGASVRAGQCVVVIEPLTE; this is translated from the coding sequence ATGTTCGACAAACTTCTGATTGCCAACCGTGGTGCGATAGCGTGCCGTATTCTGCGTTCGCTGCGCGAGATGAACGTCCGTGGCGTCGCGGTCTATTCCGATGCCGATATCAGTAGCCTGCATATTCAGGACGCCGATGAAGCCATTAGCCTGGGCGAGGGCGCGGCGGCGCACACCTATCTGGATGTAGAAAAAATTCTCTCTGCGGCTCGGCATAGCGGCGCGCAGGCCATTCATCCCGGCTATGGTTTTCTGTCCGAGAATGCGGCGTTTGCCGAAGCCTGCGAAGCGGCGCAGATCGCCTTTGTCGGGCCGACGCCACAGCAACTGCGGGTATTCGGCTTAAAGCATACGGCGCGCGCGCTGGCGAAAAAACACAACGTGCCGCTGCTGGAAGGCACCGAGCTGCTGGAAAATATTGATGCGGCCCTCGGTGCGGCGGTAACGATCGGCTATCCGGTGATGCTTAAAAGCACGGCGGGCGGCGGCGGGATCGGAATGCGCATCTGCTATAGCGCCACGGAGTTGTCCGACGCGTTTGAAACGGTAAAACGTCTGGGGCAGAACAACTTCAGCGATGCAGGCGTATTCATCGAAAAGTATATCGAGCGCGCCCGGCATCTGGAGGTACAGATTTTTGGCGATGGTCAGGGCGACGTGCTGGCGTTGGGTGTTCGGGATTGTTCGGTACAGCGCCGTAACCAGAAAGTGATTGAAGAAACCCCCGCGCCCAACTTACCGGATGGGGTCGCCGATGCGCTGTGCGCGGCGGCAATCAGTCTGGCGCAGGCGGTGAATTACCGCAGTGCCGGAACGGTGGAATTCGTTTATGACAGCGCGACGGACCGTTTTTACTTTCTTGAAGTGAATACGCGTTTGCAAGTGGAACACGGCGTCACGGAACAGGTCTGGGGCGTGGATCTGGTGCGTTGGATGATCGAACTGGCTGCGGGGGATTTACCACCGCTGCGCGAGCTGGCCGTCGGACTAAATCCTCAGGGGCATGCGATTCAGGCGCGTCTGTACGCGGAAGATCCGGGCAAGCAGTTCCAGCCGTCGCCGGGGTTACTGACGGAAGTCGCGTTTCCCGCCGCAGAGGGGCATCGTCTGCGCATCGACACTTGGGTGACGGCCGGATGCGAGATCCCGCCGTTTTTCGACCCGATGCTGGCTAAGATTATCGCCTATGAGCCTACCCGCGAGCAGGCGATGGCTGGGCTGGATCGGGCGCTAGCGGATACGCGACTCTACGGCGTGGAACACAACCGTGACTATCTGCGTCAGATTCTGGCGGCAGAGCCATTTGCCTGCGGCCAACCGTGGACACGTTGTCTGGATGCGCTGGTCTATCAGGCGACAACCTGCGAAGTGGTGAGCGCGGGTACGCAGACCACCGTACAGGACTATCCCGGACGTCTCGGGTACTGGGCGGTCGGCGTGCCGCCATCGGGTCCAATGGACGATCGCGCGCTGCGTTTAGGCAACCGTCTGGTAGGGAATCCGGCGGGCACGGCCGCGCTGGAGATCACGATGAACGGGCCGACGTTGCGTTTTAATACGGATGCGGTGGCGGCGGTCACCGGTGCGGCTATCGCTATCGAATTAGACGGCAAACCTGTCCTGATGGATAGCGTCTTTGCGATACTGGCGGGCGCCACGCTGCGCTTAGGTGCGGCGAATGCGCAGGGAGTCCGCAGCTATCTTTGCCTGCGCGGTGGTCTCGACGTGCCGGATTATCTCGGCAGTAAAAGCACCTTCACACTGGGGCAATTTGGTGGTCACGCGGGTAGAGCGCTACGGGCGGGTGATGTATTGCACTTCGCGCCGCTCGCTGACCGACGTATCGGCGACAGCCTGCCGGACGCGTTGCGCACCACGTTGTCTACCGTACGTGAACTGCGCGTGATTTATGGCCCACATGCAGCACCGGATTATTTCACGCCTGCCTATATGGACACGTTTCTCACCACCGAATGGGAAGTGCATTTTAACTCCAGCCGCACGGGCGTGCGTCTGATTGGTCCGAAACCGGAGTGGGTGCGCGATAGCGGCGGTGAGGCGGGGCTACACCCGTCGAATATTCACGATAACCCTTATGCTATCGGCGCGGTGGATTTCACTGGCGATATGCCGGTGATTCTGGGGCCGGATGGTCCGAGTCTGGGAGGCTTCGTTTGCCCGGTGACGGTGATTGAGGCCGATCTGTGGGCGCTGGGGCAGCTCAACGCCGGTGACCGCGTACGCTTTATTCCTGTCGATCTCCCCACGGCGCGCGCGCTGGCGCTGGCACGTCAGGCGGAGGTGGAGCAGCTTGCTCCGATTGCGATCGACTGGTCGCCTGCCGCGCTGATTTCTCCGGTGGTGTTGGATATCGGTGACGCGGATAAACGACTGGTTGCACGACTGTCCGGCGATACCCATTTACTGCTGGAAGTGGGGGCGGCGGAACTGGATGTCGCGCTGCGTTTCCGCGTCCATGCGCTGATGCTGGCGCTGGAACAACTGACGCTCGATGGCATCGTTGACGTGACGCCGGGTATCCGCTCGTTGCAGGTACATTATCGCCCTGAGGCGCTTTCGCTGTTGCACCTGCTGGACGTGCTGTCCACGCTATGGCAGGAGGTTTGCACCCAGCAGAATCTGACCGTGCCGTCGCGGGTGGTTTATCTGCCGCTGTCCTGGGACGATCCCGCTTGCCAACTGGCGATCCAAAAATACATGACCACGGTACGCAACGATGCGCCCTGGTGCCCGAGCAATCTTGAATTTATCCGGCGTATTAACGAGTTGGATAACCTCGATGAGGTTTACCGCACGGTTTTTGACGCCAGCTATCTGGTGATGGGGCTGGGTGATGTTTATCTCGGTGCACCGGTGGCAACGCCTCTGGATCCGCGCCATCGCTTAGTCACTACCAAATATAATCCGGCGCGCACCTGGACGGCGGAAAACTCGGTGGGCATCGGTGGTGCGTACCTGTGCGTTTACGGCATGGAAGGGCCGGGAGGCTACCAGTTTGTCGGACGTACGCTGCAAATGTGGGATCGCTATCGCGGCGTTGACGCGTTTGACGGTAAACCGTGGCTGCTACGCTTCTTTGACCAAATTCGCTTCTATCCGGTGTCGGCCGACGAATTGTTATCTATCCGACGGGATTTCCCGCTGGGGCGCTATCCGTTGCGGATCGAGCAAAGCGAGCTGGCGTTAAGCGCCTATCAGGATTTTCTGTCACGGGAAGCGGAGGGCATCGAGGCATTCCGCGTGCGTCAGCGGGCAGCGTTTGAGGCGGAGCGCGAACGCTGGCGTATTGCCGGTCAATCGTTGACGGATAGTGTCGACATGGTGATTGAGGAGGCGGACGACGCGCCGCTCCAACCGGGACTGGTCGGCGTAGAAAGTTCGATTTCCGGCAATCTGTGGCAGGTGACGACGGAGGTTGGCAAAACGGTCGCGGAGGGAGAAACACTGATGATTCTCGAATCGATGAAAATGGAAATTCCGATTGTATCGCCGCAGCGCGGCATGGTGCAGGATATCCGCTGCCAGCCCGGTGCATCCGTGCGCGCCGGGCAGTGCGTGGTGGTGATCGAACCTCTAACGGAATAA
- a CDS encoding MATE family efflux transporter, with product MQQYLTEARKLSALAVPVIIAQVSQTSMGVVDTIMAGAYSATDMAAVAVGTSIWLPAILFGHGLLLALTPVVAQLNGSGRRDRISHQVRQSFFLAAIISIFTMLALYQGEYAINLMSDDSPELAAKAIGYLHALLWGVPGYLFYQVLRCQCEGLSKTYPGMMIGFIGLLINIPINYVFIHGKFGMPELGGVGCGVATASVYWIMMLLMMFYTRHASWLRDIRQHRPAFRLDGAVLKRLFGLGLPIALALLFEVTLFAVVALLVLPLGVVDVAGHQIALNFSSLMFVLPLSVGVATTIRVGHRLGEGSVENARIAAHTGIMAGVALASCTAIFTTLLREPIALLYNQDPLVVAMASQLMLLAAVYQISDAVQAIGSGVLRGYKDTRSIFYITFTAYWVLGLPSGYLLALTDIIVPRMGPAGFWCGFIIGLTAAAVMMVTRIRFLQRQPAARILARAAR from the coding sequence GTGCAACAGTATCTGACAGAAGCGCGTAAATTATCGGCGCTTGCTGTTCCTGTCATTATTGCGCAAGTGTCTCAAACGTCGATGGGTGTGGTTGATACCATCATGGCCGGTGCTTATAGCGCCACCGATATGGCCGCCGTCGCCGTGGGAACCTCTATCTGGCTACCCGCCATTCTTTTTGGCCATGGCCTGCTGTTGGCGCTGACGCCCGTTGTCGCACAGCTCAACGGTTCCGGTCGACGCGATCGCATCTCGCATCAGGTACGACAATCCTTTTTTCTGGCCGCCATTATTTCCATATTTACCATGCTGGCGCTGTATCAAGGGGAATATGCCATCAATCTGATGAGCGACGATTCGCCAGAACTGGCCGCGAAGGCTATCGGTTACCTGCATGCGCTACTGTGGGGCGTACCCGGCTATCTGTTCTATCAGGTTTTACGCTGCCAGTGCGAAGGGCTGTCCAAAACCTACCCCGGCATGATGATTGGGTTCATCGGGCTGTTAATCAACATTCCGATTAACTATGTCTTTATCCACGGCAAATTTGGTATGCCCGAACTGGGCGGCGTAGGCTGCGGCGTCGCGACCGCGTCGGTTTACTGGATCATGATGCTGTTGATGATGTTCTATACCCGGCACGCCTCCTGGCTACGCGATATCCGCCAGCATCGCCCTGCATTCCGTCTGGACGGTGCCGTGCTAAAACGCCTCTTTGGCCTCGGTTTACCCATCGCGTTGGCGCTGCTTTTTGAAGTCACGTTGTTTGCCGTGGTGGCACTATTGGTGTTGCCGCTGGGCGTCGTCGATGTGGCTGGTCACCAGATTGCCCTGAACTTCAGTTCGCTGATGTTTGTTCTTCCGCTCTCGGTTGGCGTTGCCACTACCATTCGCGTCGGGCATCGCTTAGGCGAAGGTTCAGTTGAGAACGCCCGCATTGCCGCGCACACTGGCATTATGGCCGGCGTGGCGTTAGCCAGCTGTACAGCCATTTTCACCACGCTACTGCGTGAACCTATCGCCCTGCTCTACAATCAGGACCCGCTGGTTGTCGCGATGGCTTCTCAGCTCATGCTGCTGGCTGCCGTTTATCAAATCTCCGATGCCGTTCAGGCCATCGGCAGTGGCGTGTTACGCGGCTATAAAGATACCCGGTCGATTTTCTATATTACGTTCACCGCGTACTGGGTGCTGGGATTGCCGAGCGGCTACCTGCTGGCGTTGACGGATATCATCGTCCCACGCATGGGACCGGCGGGGTTCTGGTGTGGTTTCATCATTGGCCTGACGGCAGCAGCAGTGATGATGGTGACGCGGATTCGTTTTCTCCAGCGCCAGCCTGCCGCACGGATTTTAGCGCGCGCCGCCCGCTAG
- a CDS encoding riboflavin synthase: protein MFTGIVQGTAPVVSIEEKSNFRTHVVQLPPDLLPGLVPGASVAHNGCCLTVTAIDGDRVSFDLMKETLRLTNLGDIHEGDVVNIERAAKFGDEIGGHVMSGHIMCTAEVVKIQVSENNHQIWFRLADEALMKYVLHKGFVGIDGISLTVGEVTRGRFCVHLIPETLNRTTLGQKRLGHRINIEIDPQTQAVVDTVERVLASKQASDPANEA from the coding sequence ATGTTTACCGGTATTGTTCAGGGCACCGCGCCGGTGGTGTCGATTGAAGAAAAATCCAACTTTCGCACGCACGTTGTCCAACTTCCCCCCGACCTACTGCCAGGGCTGGTGCCCGGCGCCTCGGTGGCGCACAACGGCTGCTGCCTGACGGTAACCGCCATTGACGGCGATCGTGTCAGTTTTGATCTCATGAAAGAAACGCTGCGATTAACGAATCTGGGCGATATTCATGAAGGCGATGTCGTGAATATTGAGCGCGCCGCAAAATTCGGTGACGAGATTGGTGGACACGTCATGTCGGGCCACATCATGTGTACGGCTGAAGTGGTGAAGATTCAGGTTTCAGAGAATAACCATCAGATTTGGTTCCGCCTGGCAGATGAAGCGCTGATGAAATACGTGCTGCATAAAGGCTTCGTCGGGATTGATGGCATCAGCCTGACGGTAGGGGAAGTCACCCGCGGGCGTTTCTGCGTGCATTTAATTCCTGAAACGCTGAACCGCACGACGCTGGGACAGAAACGTCTGGGGCATCGCATCAACATTGAAATCGATCCGCAGACACAGGCCGTAGTGGATACGGTTGAACGCGTGTTGGCCAGCAAGCAGGCGAGCGACCCCGCCAACGAAGCGTAA
- the cfa gene encoding cyclopropane fatty acyl phospholipid synthase: MGSPYTEEWDHDATPWFRIMRDKLAAADIIINGTRPFDIRVINPGIFKRVLREGSLGLGESYMDGWWECERLDMFFHRVLRAGLGKTLPHRLHDAMRVALSRVTNLQSRRRAQVVGEVHYDLGNDLFTLMLDPYMQYSCAYWKQAQTLEQAQEDKLTMICEKLQLKSGMTLLDIGCGWGGLAEFAARRYGVSVYGITISREQQALAQQRCQDLDVIVALQDYRDLNQQFDRIVSVGMFEHVGPRNYGTYFRMAKRNLKPDGLFLLHTIGANKTTPHIDPWMNKYIFPNACIPSIQHIAQASEPYMVMEDWHNFGADYDRTLMAWQARFQQCWPQLATRYTERFRRMFSYYLNACAGEFRARELQLWQIVFSINGIDGGLRVSR; the protein is encoded by the coding sequence ATGGGTTCACCTTATACAGAAGAATGGGATCACGATGCCACGCCTTGGTTCCGCATAATGCGGGATAAGTTGGCCGCTGCGGATATCATAATCAACGGTACCCGCCCTTTTGACATCCGCGTGATTAATCCCGGCATTTTTAAACGTGTCTTGCGAGAAGGTTCATTGGGATTAGGTGAAAGCTATATGGATGGGTGGTGGGAGTGTGAACGGCTGGATATGTTTTTCCATCGTGTCCTGCGCGCAGGGCTAGGGAAAACCTTACCTCACCGCCTGCACGATGCCATGCGAGTCGCCCTCTCTCGCGTCACGAATTTACAATCCCGTCGGCGCGCTCAAGTGGTCGGTGAAGTGCACTACGACCTGGGGAACGATCTTTTTACCCTCATGCTGGATCCTTACATGCAATACTCCTGCGCCTACTGGAAACAGGCACAAACGCTGGAACAGGCACAGGAAGATAAACTCACCATGATTTGTGAAAAACTCCAGCTTAAATCCGGCATGACGCTGCTGGATATCGGCTGCGGATGGGGCGGGCTTGCTGAGTTCGCGGCGCGGCGTTACGGTGTTTCCGTTTACGGCATCACCATTTCCAGAGAACAGCAGGCACTGGCACAACAGCGCTGTCAGGATCTGGACGTCATCGTTGCGTTACAAGACTACCGCGATCTGAACCAGCAATTCGATCGGATTGTTTCTGTTGGCATGTTTGAACACGTCGGCCCGCGTAACTATGGCACTTACTTTCGCATGGCAAAGCGTAATCTAAAGCCTGATGGACTGTTTCTGCTGCATACCATCGGAGCCAATAAGACCACCCCACACATTGACCCCTGGATGAATAAATACATTTTCCCCAACGCCTGCATTCCCTCCATACAGCACATTGCGCAGGCGAGTGAGCCTTACATGGTGATGGAGGACTGGCACAACTTCGGTGCCGATTACGATCGCACATTAATGGCATGGCAAGCCCGTTTTCAGCAATGTTGGCCGCAACTTGCCACACGCTACACTGAACGCTTTCGTCGAATGTTCAGCTATTATTTGAACGCTTGTGCAGGGGAATTCAGAGCAAGAGAACTTCAGCTCTGGCAGATCGTATTCAGTATCAATGGAATAGATGGTGGATTACGCGTTTCACGCTGA
- the purR gene encoding HTH-type transcriptional repressor PurR — MATIKDVAKRAGVSTTTVSHVINKTRFVAEETKAAVRAAIKELHYSPSAVARSLKVNHTKSIGLLATSSEAPYFAEIIEAVENSCYAKGYTLVLCNSHNDIGKQRAYLSMLAQKRVDGLLVMCAEYPPELLAMLKDYRSIPMVVMDWGQMHSDFTDTIIDNAFEGGYMAGRYLIERGHRDIGAIPGIQERNTGSGRYLGFLKALKEADITVREEWVVQGDFEPESGYKAMHQILAQKQRPTAVFCGGDIMAMGAICAADELGLRVPQDISVIGYDNVRHARFFTPALTTIHQPKERLGQSAFAMLLDRITSKREDAHVIEVHPTLIERRSVADGPYLDYRR; from the coding sequence ATGGCAACGATTAAAGATGTGGCAAAACGTGCTGGCGTTTCCACCACAACCGTATCGCACGTGATCAATAAAACACGTTTCGTCGCCGAAGAGACCAAGGCAGCCGTCAGGGCGGCAATCAAAGAATTGCACTATTCGCCCAGCGCCGTCGCCCGCAGCCTCAAAGTTAATCACACCAAATCTATCGGTTTGCTGGCCACATCCAGCGAAGCGCCCTACTTCGCCGAAATCATTGAAGCTGTCGAAAACAGCTGCTACGCCAAGGGTTACACGCTGGTGCTGTGTAATTCGCATAACGACATCGGTAAACAGCGCGCCTATCTCTCCATGCTGGCGCAAAAACGCGTCGACGGCCTGCTGGTCATGTGCGCCGAATATCCACCTGAACTGTTGGCGATGCTGAAAGATTATCGCAGCATTCCGATGGTCGTGATGGACTGGGGGCAGATGCACAGCGATTTTACCGATACGATTATCGATAACGCCTTTGAAGGCGGTTATATGGCCGGTCGCTACCTGATCGAACGTGGTCATCGGGATATCGGTGCTATCCCTGGTATTCAAGAACGTAACACCGGCAGCGGACGCTACCTCGGCTTCTTAAAAGCGTTAAAGGAAGCCGACATCACCGTGCGTGAAGAGTGGGTTGTTCAGGGCGATTTCGAGCCGGAGTCCGGTTATAAAGCGATGCATCAAATTCTCGCGCAGAAACAGCGGCCAACGGCCGTATTCTGCGGTGGCGATATCATGGCGATGGGCGCGATCTGTGCGGCAGATGAATTAGGTCTGCGCGTGCCGCAGGATATTTCGGTGATCGGTTATGACAACGTGCGCCACGCGCGTTTCTTTACGCCGGCACTGACGACCATCCATCAGCCGAAAGAGCGTCTGGGGCAGTCTGCTTTCGCGATGTTGCTGGATCGCATTACCAGCAAGCGGGAAGATGCGCACGTCATCGAAGTGCACCCGACGCTGATTGAGCGCCGCTCGGTTGCAGACGGCCCTTACCTCGACTATCGCCGCTAA
- a CDS encoding YnhF family membrane protein yields the protein MDTDLKMSLLTTVGSLAVIITFSFIAVLN from the coding sequence ATGGATACAGATCTGAAGATGTCTTTGCTGACAACCGTTGGCTCGTTGGCTGTCATCATCACGTTTAGTTTTATTGCGGTGCTGAATTAA
- a CDS encoding NlpC/P60 family protein, which translates to MRLFITLFILFFSNLSLNVVQAAPHTPHSAPKKSAVEETNKKSRQTKGNAKSPTPIKSKKPEPTAARTKTKPRSANKSTEKKPSRTQSSTPALVKKNLKKLKPEEEKQTTAQVRVKTGLKKTVLKGKVDKNPSPTEKGMALSAAHKKRYQHAKTTAMNKLMSQIGKPYHWGGSSPFTGFDCSGLVYYAYKDVVKIQIPRTANEMYHLRDAAPIKKSELESGDLVFFRINNRGAADHVGVYLGEGKFIQSPRTGSDIRISKLSEDYWQEHYVGARRVVTPQTIR; encoded by the coding sequence ATGCGCTTATTTATTACTCTTTTTATATTATTTTTCAGTAATCTATCCCTGAACGTCGTTCAGGCTGCGCCGCATACCCCGCATTCTGCGCCGAAGAAAAGCGCCGTTGAAGAAACCAACAAGAAAAGCCGCCAAACAAAGGGTAATGCTAAATCACCGACACCGATCAAAAGCAAAAAACCAGAACCTACCGCCGCCAGAACGAAAACCAAGCCCCGTAGCGCGAACAAATCAACAGAGAAAAAGCCATCCCGGACGCAAAGCAGCACGCCCGCGCTAGTGAAAAAAAACCTCAAAAAGCTGAAGCCTGAAGAAGAGAAGCAGACGACCGCGCAGGTCAGAGTCAAAACCGGGCTGAAAAAGACAGTGCTCAAGGGAAAGGTAGATAAAAACCCGTCACCCACGGAAAAAGGAATGGCGCTGAGCGCGGCACATAAAAAGCGTTATCAGCATGCCAAAACGACAGCAATGAATAAGTTGATGAGCCAGATAGGTAAGCCTTATCACTGGGGCGGTTCATCACCCTTTACTGGATTCGACTGCAGCGGGCTGGTCTATTACGCGTACAAAGATGTCGTTAAAATCCAAATTCCGCGCACCGCTAACGAAATGTATCATCTGCGTGATGCCGCTCCGATTAAAAAGAGCGAACTGGAAAGCGGCGATTTGGTGTTCTTCCGCATCAATAATCGTGGCGCAGCCGATCACGTCGGAGTTTATCTGGGAGAAGGGAAATTTATTCAGTCGCCGCGTACAGGTTCAGATATTCGTATCAGCAAGCTGAGTGAAGATTACTGGCAGGAGCACTACGTGGGCGCGCGTCGCGTGGTCACACCGCAGACAATTCGTTAA
- a CDS encoding Grx4 family monothiol glutaredoxin, whose amino-acid sequence MTTPTIEKIQRQIAENPILLYMKGSPKLPSCGFSAQTVQALSACGERFAYVDILQNPDIRAELPKYANWPTFPQLWVDGELIGGCDIVVEMFQRGELQPLIKETADKYKSQQADQE is encoded by the coding sequence ATGACGACACCGACAATTGAAAAAATTCAGCGCCAAATTGCTGAAAACCCGATTTTGCTGTACATGAAAGGCTCCCCGAAATTGCCAAGCTGTGGTTTTTCCGCACAGACCGTTCAGGCGTTGTCTGCATGTGGCGAGCGTTTTGCGTATGTTGATATTTTACAGAACCCGGATATCCGCGCTGAGCTTCCGAAGTACGCGAACTGGCCGACATTCCCGCAGCTGTGGGTTGATGGTGAGTTGATTGGCGGTTGTGATATCGTGGTTGAAATGTTTCAGCGTGGCGAACTGCAACCGCTGATCAAAGAAACGGCAGACAAATACAAATCGCAGCAGGCCGATCAAGAGTAA
- the rnt gene encoding ribonuclease T — protein MADKSDLNALSGRFRGFYPVVIDVETAGFNAKTDALLEVAAVTLKMDQDGWLQPDETLHFHVEPFEGAILEPAALAFNGIDPTNPLRGAVSEYDALHEIFKVVRKGIKEQNCNRAIIVAHNATFDHSFMMAAAERCSLKRNPFHPFATFDTAALSGLVLGQTVLAKACITAGIAFDSSQAHSALYDTNQTALLFCELVNRWKRLGGWPIALEENSLEDVSAED, from the coding sequence ATGGCTGATAAAAGTGATCTGAACGCCCTGAGCGGTCGTTTTCGTGGGTTTTACCCGGTAGTGATTGATGTTGAAACTGCCGGATTCAATGCGAAAACCGATGCCTTGCTGGAAGTTGCGGCGGTAACATTAAAAATGGATCAAGACGGTTGGTTGCAGCCAGATGAAACGCTACATTTTCATGTTGAGCCATTCGAAGGCGCGATCCTCGAACCCGCCGCGCTAGCATTTAACGGTATTGACCCCACAAACCCGCTACGCGGTGCAGTGAGCGAATATGATGCACTGCATGAAATTTTCAAAGTCGTGCGAAAAGGGATCAAGGAGCAAAACTGTAATCGTGCCATTATCGTGGCGCATAACGCCACATTCGATCATAGTTTCATGATGGCAGCAGCGGAGCGCTGTAGCCTGAAACGTAACCCGTTCCACCCTTTCGCTACCTTCGATACCGCGGCACTCAGCGGGTTGGTGTTAGGCCAAACCGTACTAGCTAAGGCCTGTATTACCGCAGGGATTGCGTTTGACTCCAGTCAGGCACACTCCGCGCTGTATGACACCAACCAGACGGCATTACTGTTCTGCGAGTTGGTTAATCGCTGGAAACGCCTGGGCGGCTGGCCGATTGCGCTGGAAGAAAATTCGCTGGAAGACGTATCAGCCGAAGACTGA
- the gloA gene encoding lactoylglutathione lyase yields the protein MRLLHTMLRVGDLQRSIDFYTQVLGMRVLRTSENTEYKYTLAFVGYTEESEGAVIELTYNWGVDSYDLGNAYGHIALGVDDVAATCERIRKAGGNVTREAGPVKGGTTVIAFIEDPDGYKIELIENAHAGNGIGH from the coding sequence ATGCGTTTACTTCACACCATGCTGCGTGTTGGCGATTTACAACGTTCTATCGATTTCTATACTCAGGTTCTGGGAATGCGCGTGCTGCGCACCAGCGAAAATACCGAATACAAATACACGCTGGCTTTCGTCGGTTATACCGAAGAGAGCGAAGGTGCGGTTATTGAACTGACCTACAACTGGGGCGTCGACAGTTATGATCTGGGCAACGCCTATGGTCACATCGCACTGGGCGTCGACGATGTTGCCGCAACCTGTGAGCGTATCCGCAAAGCAGGTGGCAATGTCACGCGCGAAGCCGGTCCGGTCAAAGGCGGCACCACCGTCATCGCGTTCATTGAAGATCCAGACGGTTATAAAATCGAATTGATCGAAAATGCCCACGCGGGTAACGGCATCGGCCACTAA
- a CDS encoding DUF1289 domain-containing protein: MPEQLELFVVPNPCRGICQADEGGYCRGCFRSRNERFSWGQMSDAQKQDVLRLCRQRMKRSQRSEKTDTPAESRQPSLF; the protein is encoded by the coding sequence GTGCCAGAGCAACTTGAACTCTTTGTTGTCCCTAATCCATGCCGTGGTATTTGTCAGGCGGATGAAGGCGGGTATTGTCGCGGTTGCTTTCGCAGTCGTAATGAACGCTTTAGTTGGGGCCAAATGAGTGATGCGCAGAAACAGGATGTGCTGCGTTTGTGTCGGCAGAGAATGAAACGCTCACAGCGTTCAGAGAAAACCGATACGCCAGCAGAATCCCGTCAGCCATCGTTGTTTTAA